cttaactacttctaaaccatgaacttcgtggatataaaagaccgcatccagttcatagcaaggagcttatggccctaaacattccaaatgatcaggtcacgaggctactaggttgcagcatccgcacatgtttataacctccttcaacacgtacagtcgggtaatgctaccatcaggagacaacctagcgaagtttTATAAGCAATCAAAGGAGTTAATATAATCGTCTGATAAAAGGTCacatttatcaaatattctGCACTGCAGTAGGTTACTTCACGTCGATGTCGTCAAATTGGGAAATCACAACAGATGCGTTTAAACATATGATCAAATGACTCCAACAAGTTAGTATTTGTTTAATATGGATTTATTGATATGGAGAGGATGCATCGATCCATCAAAGTGGAATAGGGTGGCAGACAGGGATTTCACATGGCTTTATACCGTTCTATCCTGTTACGCTCCCTGTCTGTCACCTTAGTCCACTTCTGTGGATCGGTGCTCCTCTCGATCGCTTCCATACGATTCTGGACACCAGTCCAGAAATCTGTGGATTGCTGTTGAGTGCCGGCTAATTTTCTTAACAGCTTCTCCTCATGGCAATAGGATCTCTGAAATTAATGATTCAGAATTTACTTAATCTGCGGGCTCAATGCCTACGACGTAGATCGTTACATCAAGATGCCATAATTGTTGTCTACATTTACATGGTTATTGAAaatgtatggtttatatatttatatatactattgCTGTGTTATAATTAACAACACAGTGGCCTTTTGTTCTGGTTCACTGACTTGCAAACTGCATTTTATCTGACCTCTTAAATGATGCTCGTTAAAAAAATTCGTAACAATTTATCCTGACAACGATGAGCTGTGATTCTGTATTTTTGGATACTTACAATGCAAGCAGTAAGCCTTACTGCATCTTCCTCTTTTCCACCAAACTTTCGAAAAAGCAGGCTGGCTAAACCCAGGAGACTCTCTTCTCCTGGGTCTTTCCCTTCTTTATTGCAAATCTGCAATAGATACGCGCTTACGTTATGAATTTCGTAAAGTCAGGGACAACACTTGAGTATTTTCTGTATGATaatcatattttcaatttctttctcAACCTATGtttaatatgtcatttttaAAGATGCAACATGTATGAAAATGACAAATTATGTAACCATAACAGCCTGAGATTAATACGTTAGCTTTATCAAAGGTTTCTTAAAGCTTgaaatatctttaaattataattacttacCTTTCCCTTTGTTTGGTTTCGCCACTCCGTCATCTTCCTTAAAGACGCCGTGATGCAGGCAGCTTTTACAGTTTCCTGCGTCAGGGAACCCCTCTTTATGTTGAGTTCCTTTGTCAAGGAGTGAATTTTCctctaaaaaataaatttcatttgtttatgaCACCTGAAATCCTTAGACATTAcctttaatgattttttttttcaatatatttagtttgcactgacatggactaaataaccatgctttctagcattatcattatcagtgtataatgatagtacaacacgtgcggcgatttCGATGACGATAGAGAAAAAATTATGGGTACTTTaagaaaaaatatgcaactgtcgcgagaataaataatattcaattacgtgaaaaactgtaaatataagaaatagttttttattttgttgaggttatgaaggtataatgataatggaacATTTGtgaattatgtaaccccggctcTTCGAAATATTTTCAAGATACCACgaagttattttttcttttcttgaaCATGTCATAAATGATATGGGCTTAGTAGCAACATGTAGGTAATGTGCAATGGCAATGTAAGCATTCACTCTTATATTaattcattaattaatttttatacatGAATTGTAACATCATTTACCAGAAGTTCTTGGTCGTTTCTTTTCATGAAAGGATAGCTCACGAACCTCTGCTTCAAATACTCCGTTAGAGGTTTCtgtgtatataaaaaaatagcaAATGATTGTACAATGTGCAAGTAAATTAACAAAGATTATTTATCTTTCTAAATTGTCTCAAAGAAAGTCCGATAACACATCAATTAAACAAAGTGTAGCGCTAGCAGTATTACAGTTACTAGGGTGTAAAGAGTCATTGAGTGTTGGACACTTTCATTATTTATAATgctttataattacattttcactgcagcccCGCTATGTAACCTTATCTAGCGCAGATGGCCTTCATCAGTCTATGAACTTCATTCAGCTTATAATCACGTCATTACCGTTGTGATATAAAATCGTTATAGCGCCATATTTAATGTTCAACATAAATTTGCCGCTGCGTGACCAATTGTCACTCATACTCACATAATtgccaactgaatgcagttcaatgTTCAATTGTAGCAGATTTCAGGTGCGTTTAATTGTAGTTATAAAGTATGTTTCTGATGAAATATGCACATTACGGATACCATTAATCAcgatcaaaagcaaaatatgaagTGGCAAAATATGATTTGTGAACATACTTCAATAGGCGACTTCTCAAAAACGAAGTGGCAGTTATCATGTGTACTGCGCGCCACCATCTCCTTAAGTTCCCGCAGCTCTTtcactgaatttgaaaaaaagacaTGTAATGAGCAAAGCCATTATCAGAAAAGTTCCAAATTGCTGTCTTTTCTATATATTGTCTTCTTTGAAAAACATAAATACCTTAATGCATGcatgtatgtgtgttatgtTAAGTTTGAaattgacatgtttttttttaacataattcGCATGGTGACAATATTTACGAGTTGTAATTTAGTGTACATATGCACgcattttattttaagaaagATGTTATAATAGATGTCTTGGTAAAAACTTGGGGGAAAAACATATTGAAATGCCTTTCCACTATTGTCATTGGCAAGTACATGCATGGTCACGTGGAGATGAATGCAGCGCATATCCTCGGGTGTTTCCTATTTTAGAATATTATTtaaagactctttcatatgtggatatgaagggtATAGGGATAtgctacccgagggtcacaactCATATTTAAAGCTTAACAACAGAAAGTTACCACTTACGAAGATGTTTCGTCATTTAAAACGTTACCAAGAAGAACGAAATGTCAAAATATACCAATTTGTAACAACTAGCAAAACTACAGAAGCCTGTTagggtcacattgaaaaaaatattatgtcgGTTTAACAACTTATTATgccgtaataacgacttagctaTGTCATTATAACGACTTATtaatgtcgtaataacgacttagctaTGTCGTTACAACAACTTAATATATCGTAATAACGTAGTAATTGCAGTGATAGTGAAGTAACGCGTGGTAATTAGGACAATGGCGGAAAACAttataagacgacccgcgtaatgaaaattaacgttttatttatcttaattgAATTGTTCATAAGGCGATGATAAGTATAGTtttaacggtaagctaatactttttgcgactctacaaaaaaatcaatgtcGTTCTACatagccgtttcggaaaggtagtgggcctttatagatgctccaccgccaacacatcctcgatattccaggggttccgatcacttactatctctacacccctggactatctcatagtaaaactggaggcaacagaacagtacaggtaattcagtcctttgatgtacatcaaagatgcgtataacggtacactgtggttgactgtgtggctttgatgttaggcgtcgctctctctgtagtcttcaaaggaaatctttgctagcctgtgattggtcaaatgttttccgctgagctgccttcaatttcactatgagatagtccaggggtgtagagatcgtaagtgatcggaatcccctggagtatcgaggatgccgccaacagagcataaacgatacttcATTATCATTTGAATAAGAATTGTTGTTTAATCATGCATACTTGTAtgtccaattaacacaaaaaatgatataaaataattaagtttgtttttggtgtatgcgcaatcaatacttcattccatatagttTATACTAGCATATAGTACCACGATAATTTgaagctcagacttttcaatggtttAATGGtatgaagtaagtaacttttgtaattgaagaaaaatactaaatcgtctgctcctttttgttgtgaaagttttttttcatatttgtcagcggtggagcatcgtTAAGTGATTAAAAAAAGATGGTGGGTTTAcgtaatcagaaacatatatgtaggGGGGGGGGCCGGGTTAGGGTAACTGCAGTTACCCGTATCCAACATGGCGATGGTACAAAAATTACGAGGTAATCGTTGTCTGTTCACAGAATAAACGTGTATTTTTCTGACACAACCGTCGCAACAATAATAGCAAAATTTGAAGCGAAACTTATGTGTGATAACTTCtgttagagttacctcccttggatATCGTTTGTAAAACGTTGGTTATACTACGTGTACTCAATTTGACCAAGGATTTATAGTGAGATTTGactaattatttaattataggGCTGAATTAATTTGCCGAAATGTGTACCTTAcaaataaaaagtaatttagTCTATGAAGGttgttttataaatcatataGAACAGATCATTAGAACTGTAGGTtactatatgtaaatgagctaaTACCACTGGCAGGGAACATAATCTTTATATATAGTAAATCGCATACATGATTATATAACTGGGTCTCCTAGGCTCGGATATAActggaacaaggacgttaagccccatcaattaATCAATTGTATAACTGGATAGGCACgagtgtcctaggctcggttaaaaccggaacaaggacgtcaagccccatcaatcaatcaatcatggATAGGTGCAtggtgtcctaggctcggttataaccggaacaagaaCGTCAAGCCCAATCAATCATGGAGGCACGAGTGTCCTAgcctcggttataaccggaacaaggacgtcaAGCCTCATCAATCAAATCAATCAATCATGGATAGACATGGTGTCgtaggctcggttataaccggaacaaggacgtttaaccccatcaatcaatcattgATAGGCATAGAGAATCCTGTGACAGTTcaaaaattatgtttatatatttattaatatcattattgtttttatttattttgaactCCGATTTCCAAAAaactatatgagaaaaaaaagtttaatacaagaaaattttgacttctcagaggtgtacatccttaagccccatcaatcaatcaatcgaAGTCAGAGTAGTGTCCTAGgttcggttataaccggaacaatgACGTTAATCCTCATCAATCAATCGATAGATAGAGGTCAGAATATGTCCTTCGGAAGGAATGTTAATCTGGGGTCCGGTGTACTGTCAGTCACGCCATGCACGTTAAAGATCCTCTGATGGTATTCGAAAAGAGAAGCAAGCCGCCACAGAGTACATTTGTAGGTTGTCTATTCTGGTACGCCCTGACTTGCAACATTCTGGTACTGGTGGTTGTATTCAGCAGAGGCAAAGCAGGATACTGGTGATTGTGCTAGAGGTATTGTATAATTATCTCGGAGTCACACGTACAGAGACTCGTGCATGAAATGAGTTTTAAGTTGCTGGCTAGTTGTGAAGCCAGGAAGTGTCGGGCATACCACAGGACGCGGTACACGTCGTAGGTACGAAAGTCGGGTACGTACAATCCGGGCTACGCTATTTACGCTCGTGGAAACGCTTCttctacataaaaaaatatcgtCTAGGGTGTGTACGTGatcaatattttaaacttggctgagctcttaaggcatttaacttcgatactaacttttaagaaaatctgtttacatttgttataattatttcacAGAGACTGgcagaaaatgacatttttagtacatcaaagggccataactccactacataatgtcggccaaaagtggcaatcgaacttggccaagcccttaaggcattttacct
The nucleotide sequence above comes from Argopecten irradians isolate NY chromosome 1, Ai_NY, whole genome shotgun sequence. Encoded proteins:
- the LOC138318697 gene encoding uncharacterized protein is translated as MKRIDDIDHASRASSSPRADDRSWSNMASEDVFQDSQDLFVANDQHTQETQPPASLIEHADPLPENAMLATILKELRELKEMVARSTHDNCHFVFEKSPIEKPLTEYLKQRFVSYPFMKRNDQELLRKIHSLTKELNIKRGSLTQETVKAACITASLRKMTEWRNQTKGKICNKEGKDPGEESLLGLASLLFRKFGGKEEDAVRLTACIRSYCHEEKLLRKLAGTQQQSTDFWTGVQNRMEAIERSTDPQKWTKVTDRERNRIERYKAM